A portion of the Papilio machaon chromosome Z, ilPapMach1.1, whole genome shotgun sequence genome contains these proteins:
- the LOC106717228 gene encoding A-agglutinin anchorage subunit, which produces MYTVALLTSTLLALVGARIYERCELARDLLQLGVRKDHIATWVCIAYHESRFDTAARNPSSGDHGLLQISEIYWCGAGKACGLPCSALRDDDISDDVECALSIYEEHTRIQGNGFLAWVVYPHYCKHNAKKYLADCDHSVKDSSNKFEDKARASHVLYDSYPNINFTSTNQVKSEFSYSQSDRSVPSFLSIVSLLRGKYEQDFERDYNKNKKVNWAQFKIDNVDDLTLPDFNRRPNFNFLEPVTARLSTTSTTTMEPEPQYKPVKPWRTIETNQFRRRMMKFNNTPLEEMRKKTVYENSLVVTTPLFVASAETTTYSSPTTRRIPYENNNFLSSNACCSTVAHASKTTTSPMEKTIYFPTQSAVFSFTTQKPSLFLTTPKSTISSTTQKPAILFTTRKPEISSSTRISPIYSTTHKPTTSLSFPITQQNYGGLNSSEQLPTKVSEATENRAKSFWDTFGYLTTPSPKLKQASFSSKSLETSTTKPYVSTQSAVQQITASRVFPTQRYNSINVTRIGTTNEIFSTKPTVKQFPVSKPTAYTGKTTKGWTVRPTQYTQRYNPIKTYISEYRTERPTFTWRRGKSFTNDYQNVTKYVTAKPSLTVFSSTEIPSTTSRQYSNQGVFKTTHDLSSIPPTSSTFSSISTKSNTQTKDRQETSERIVATTPAMTKTTFSIFDIYLNPAKRQQVPNYKVLFSGNSASNFKIFSGGTTSAPFSRNLSKKN; this is translated from the coding sequence ATGTATACCGTGGCATTGTTGACGAGTACGCTTCTGGCTCTCGTCGGGGCGCGCATTTACGAGCGATGTGAGCTCGCACGCGACCTGCTGCAGCTGGGAGTACGCAAGGATCATATAGCAACATGGGTCTGCATTGCCTACCACGAATCCCGCTTCGATACCGCAGCTCGCAACCCCAGCAGCGGCGACCACGGCCTGCTGCAGATAAGCGAAATATACTGGTGTGGCGCCGGCAAAGCTTGCGGACTTCCTTGCTCCGCATTACGTGACGATGACATCTCTGATGATGTAGAGTGTGCACTTAGCATATATGAAGAACACACCCGGATACAAGGAAACGGATTCCTCGCATGGGTGGTGTATCCACATTATTGTAAACACAAtgcgaaaaaatatttggccGACTGCGATCATTCTGTCAAAGATTCGAGCAATAAATTTGAAGATAAAGCACGTGCATCACATGTATTATATGATTCTTACCCTAATATTAACTTTACCTCAACTAACCAAGTGAAAAGTGAGTTCTCATATTCTCAAAGTGATCGTTCCGTTCCATCGTTTTTGTCGATAGTATCGTTACTCCGCGGTAAATACGAGCAAGACTTTGAAAGagattacaacaaaaataaaaaagttaactgGGCAcagtttaaaattgataacGTGGATGATCTGACATTGCCTGATTTCAATAGGAGACCAAATTTCAACTTCCTTGAACCGGTCACCGCGCGCTTGTCTACAACTTCAACAACCACGATGGAACCAGAGCCGCAATACAAACCGGTGAAACCGTGGAGAACCATAGAGACGAATCAGTTTAGACGTAGaatgatgaaatttaataatacaccGCTGGAAGAAATGAGGAAAAAAACTGTGTACGAAAATTCTTTGGTTGTCACGACTCCACTATTTGTTGCATCTGCTGAAACAACAACGTATAGTTCACCCACAACGAGGCGAATAccatatgaaaataataattttttatcaagtaATGCGTGTTGTTCAACTGTTGCTCATGCAAGTAAAACAACGACTAGCCCAAtggaaaaaacaatttattttccaacTCAAAGTGCTGTGTTTTCTTTCACAACACAAAAAccatcattatttttgacaacaCCAAAATCTACAATATCTTCCACGACACAGAAACCTGCAATTTTGTTCACAACGCGGAAGCCAGAAATATCTTCCTCAACGCGGATATCACCAATATATTCAACAACGCATAAACCAACAACATCTCTTTCGTTTCCAATAACACAACAAAATTATGGGGGATTAAATTCTTCTGAGCAACTACCAACGAAGGTTTCTGAAGCCACCGAGAATAGAGCGAAAAGCTTTTGGGATACTTTTGGCTACCTTACAACTCCATcaccaaaattaaaacaagctTCCTTTTCGTCTAAGTCCTTGGAGACCTCAACTACGAAACCATATGTGTCGACTCAATCAGCTGTACAACAAATCACCGCAAGTAGAGTATTTCCAACTCAAAGGTATAACTCTATAAATGTAACCAGAATTGGAacaacaaatgaaatattttctacaaagCCAACAGTAAAACAATTCCCCGTATCAAAACCAACTGCATACACTGGGAAGACAACAAAAGGTTGGACTGTGCGTCCAACACAATATACACAAAGATATAATCCgattaaaacatatatcagTGAATATAGAACAGAGAGACCAACTTTTACATGGAGACGTGGAAAATCGTTCACCAATGACTatcaaaatgtaacaaaatatgttactgCAAAACCATCGCTAACGGTTTTTAGTTCAACAGAAATTCCGTCTACAACCTCAAGGCAATATTCGAACCAAGGTGTGTTTAAAACTACACACGATTTATCGTCAATACCACCCACATCGTCTACATTTTCCAGCATTTCAACGAAATCGAATACTCAAACAAAGGACAGACAAGAAACATCTGAAAGAATTGTGGCAACAACGCCAGCAATGACAAAAACGACCTTTtctatatttgatatttacttGAATCCTGCAAAACGTCAACAGGTTCCAAAttataaggttttattttctgGTAACAGCgcttctaattttaaaatattctccGGTGGAACCACCTCCGCTCCATTTAGTAGAAAcctttctaaaaaaaactaa